The genomic window TCTTATTGATCCAGAGCCCTGAGGGAGGATCCCCATCTGGGGCCTCTCCCTAGATCCCAGAGGATGCAGTTGGGATAATAGAGCAAagtgtgagagaaagaaagaggtcaGTTCCCACACAGCCCCTGGGGAGGTGGGAAGGCCCAGGGGATCTGCAGTGACTTCCTGTCGGCTGCTTGAAGTGAGCCCACCAGGCTTTTATGTTGGGTAGAGGAAGGGGGGATGGGGTGGGCTAGACAGCATCTTGTCTTCTAGGCTTGCTTCTGAGACAAACACTAGGCTTTTGGTGGATGAGAAGACacggaagatggaaggaaatgagGGGATTCAAGGAGTAGAAACAAAGGCatttagaggaaaaggaaatttcTATTGGCTTATATGCTCAGGGATCATTTTATTGGTAGGCTTCCAAAAGCcatctttctattttctcctcttgCTTACCAAGTGTAACATGCATTTCCTATAGATTCCAAGGTTCTATTGCCACTCCTAACAGATGCCTGCCTGCCTTGGGCTCTTTCCAACTTTCTGAAACCTGTTCATGCATGACATAAACTGATGTCCCCAGGTAGTCTTTGAAAGGTGAGAGGATCCCAGctgttcctccttttcctccctaaACAAATCTCATGGGTCAATAGGAGTGCTGGAGGTGATCAGATTCTGAGgagttcccttcttcccctttccctattCATAGGTAATTAACTTCAGAGGCTGAATCCACAAGCCCTGTACTTGTGGCCAGGATCTCCCAGAGTCTAGGATCCATCAATGGTTCTAACCATTACTTGGATATGGGAACTTGGGAGCCAGGAGCAGGAAGCTTTCAACAGCAGCTGGTCTCATGTGCCGTGTCCAAGAGGATACGCCTGGGAGATCTGGCCTTGTGTAACTGGTGTCAACTCTccctgcttcccttcccccaaatacATTTCCCGTTTTACTCCTAATACAAGAAGTCTGGCTCTGCTCTAATCCCTGCATGTCCACTAGTGCCTGAAGATGAACCAGAATGGCTGAGGTTCCTAATCATTACTGCCTCCATCTGTTCCCAACACTTTTCAGGGACTGGAGTTCCCAGCAGATGGGGGGTTAAAGCTGATGTCCCattcttttcactcccctcccctcgCTGGCTTCAAAATCCCCATAAAACCCAAGCCACCATTCCCCTGACTCCACAGTGGTAGCTCATGTCCAGTACTAAAAAGCTTTAGGACATTGAACACAAGCTCAGACTCAGCTATCCAGTCTTCCCTTTCACCACCAACATTGAGGTATGTGCCCACCATTCCAGGATTGAGCCCTCTATTGTCTCTAGAGGGGCAGAGTTCACCAGCATCGGCCCCAGCTCCTAGGAGAAAAATTAGATCTTTGGGGGTCTAGATTCTGCAAAAGCTGCATGTCCCAATAGTTAAAACCAGGGAGTCAAGCATCTGTTGCCTGAGACTTTGGGTACCCCAGCAGAggtttaaaaaggtgaaaattagGGGCACTGGGACAATTTTACTTTGGAGGAAAGATTGAGAAGCAagttggggaaaaggggaagggagaaaggaagtgaAAGTATAGGAAGCAGGGGAAAATAATGTTAACTTATATTCAAAAAAGCATGCAAATTATAAGTGACTTAAAATATTGAATCTCTCTCTTTTGGTACAAGAGATCCTATCCACATTACTTTCAGGTCCAGTAGGATCCCTGAAGCTCCCTTCCCCTGCCTTCTCTCCCGCCCCCCATGACTTCTCCCAGACAGCTTGAGATCACAATCTCAAGGAAGAAGTTGAAGGAGAAGGGAGCAGGGAGAGAAACCATTGAAAGGAAGATGAGGAGAGAGTAAAGTTATAACAACAGAATAGTAGAGAAATAGTTGGTTAATACAGAAAATAGCAGTGTGGTTCAGTCATCTATTGAGAAGTACTAGGTGGCTTTTCCAGAGAGGTGGTGCATAGGAGAGGTGAAGGACCTTAGCTGTTCGACCCTTCTTTTTCCAACCTAATAGATaggtggaaggaagagaggaggaaaaccTAAAGGATTCTGATTGTGGGAGACATCTTTTCAGGGTTGGGCTGGGGCCCCAACATCTGGTTCCAGGACCATGTCTGATAACAAGGACTGGGGGCCACCTGAGAGTGAGGGTAGCATTTCTGAGAAGTTACTGAAGAAGTCCAAGGAGTCACCACTGGTGCCTGTGGGTGAGTTAGAGATTGGGGATAGGAATGGGAAAAGTAGCCAACCAAGTTCTTGGGAGTGCTGAGGGACAAGAGGAAGGAGTGTTATACTGAAACTGCCAAGGGGTTGGAGGGGAAAACTAACATACAAATTACAGGGTTGGCTGGCATACACAGTCTCTAAAAGTGAATGTGCTGGCAATGATTGGAGGAGGATGCCAGGATGTGCTTGCTGGAGTGAAAATAAGGGATGGGTGTTGTAGGGTAAGGGAAAATAGAGCCCAGAGCTAGGTGGGTCTGAAGTCCATTGAAGGCTTCTTTAACCACTCTGCTGGGGGCATGCTCTCTTTGCGCAGGCCTGGGGGGTTGTCTGGTGGTGACAGCGTATGGCATTTACCGGCTAAAAGCCCGAGGCCCTCTCAAGATGTCTCTACACCTGATCCACACTCGAGTGGCAGCTCAGGCCTGTGCTGTGGGAGCCATCATGTTGGGTGAGTAGGCATCAGAGCAGAGACCCCAAATTCAGCGTGATACCCTGATACTTCAGGGGTTGCAAGAGATCAAACTCCTCTAAACCCTGTGGGCAGTCCAGCTTCTCAGTAGAAGTCACAAACATAGACTAGCCTTCAGAATCCAGACTACATCTTTTCTTTCACATGGATACAGTTAAGAGTCTGTTTTATTATTCAGGATGGGTATGATGGAGAAATGCAGCAAATTCCAGTTCTGCTTATAGTCAGTCATTCCCCTTATtgcaccccaccccccaacatcATAGTCCTAATTAAGTGGGGGAAGGGTTGTAGAGAACAGAAATGGTAGAAGTGGTCAGGTGTTCAGAGCAGCTGCTGTGACTTGGGgcagaaagatgagaaaggaagTGAACTCCCCAAGGGCCTTGAAATAGTGGAGCTTTGGGATTTTGGAAGCCATTCtagctcctgattccaggtcagcAGGAGGTGACATGAGGGCTCTGACCCTAAGGAGCTATCTGTCCTTTCCTCTCATACAGGTGCAGTGTACACCATGTACTGTGACTACATCAAGAGAACAGCACATGATGCCGAGGAGAAGTAGGAGTTGTATGGAGGCTGGAACAGTCAGACTCCCTTAAATGAGTCTCTTGTATGCTTCCTTATAATAAAGTGATTCTGAAGATAAGCAACAGTCTGTTCTTAACACAGGGAAGCACTCAAGTAGATGATGGCGGCAGCTGGTATGATGGCTTAGAAGAGGGAGCTGGGAAGGGGGAGCAAGTAACCAGGACTCGGGTTTTTAGTACACAGGATCATCCTTAGAGCAGTAGGACATAAGAGGTTGTCTAGCCCTCTCccctcattttggagatgagaaaGCCCAGGTTCAGCTAAATAAAAAGTGAAACAGGGATTTGAATTCATACCTTTGACTTCAATCCAGAATCCTCTAAACTCTACCACAATGCCAGTGGGGAATCCTAAAGAGAATTTGGGCACGTTGAAAATTTTATGCAATAAACAGGGCTCCAAATCGGGAATCTCAGATACCCCTTCAACCTCCCACCTCCACTACcttcttcagaaaaaaatgaatgtttaaagtGGATAGAAATGTTCATTTAAGAGAGACTGCAAGAACTGATCCCTGATCAAGACTCCCTGGGCACACATCCATAGAGATTGAGAGTCTTGAACTCAAAGTCAAAGGCAGCAGGTTCATCATATCTCTTCACTCAAAAGCAAATACACCAGGATAAAAGCAAGGCTGCATAATtttgggaagagaaggaaagggatgaAAGGAAAAGGACCAGATCCAGACCAGAATGTTCTGTTCATTTACAAACAATGTTTAGGGTCaaacttgtaaaaataaaattccacaTAAATCCCAGGACAGGGCTTCTCAAGGTcagacattttccttttcttcttcccccttgAGGCTGGAGCCTCCCCCATCTTCAATCCCCGAGGAACAGAGCTAATAAGCAGAGGCAAGGGAAAAGACCTAAGGGGTCAAAGGGTTGGGCTGGGCCGGAAAGTCTGTGGAGACTTTTACTGGCTGTTGAAAAAGTCAATagcattttttctcttccattacccccagccccccccccccccatcagtaACTGCCAAGGCAAAAGCCATATTGTCCAACACACCAAAGCTGAGCCTCCCAAGGCTCCACTGTCCAGGAAGCGCTGTCTGAGACTGAATAGGGGAGCTGCTAGGAGCACCCCCCGCTTCACATGGGGTAATTGAGAACCACATCCTGCTTGGCGAGCTCCAACAACATAGGATCATCGAAGAACTTGCTGATGCTCACATCCTCACTCAGTCCCTAGGGTGGAAAAGGAAAGGCCAGAATGAGGACTGGGGAAAAACTGGTCTGGGCTCTAGGTGCAAAGGAGGGGAGGGTGAAGAATGAAAGTGGACTGATACAAAGCTGCCTATTTCAGAAAGAGCAATGATTTctcagaagaaaagggaaagacttTTCTTTGACTCTCCTGTCCTAGGCAAAATAGTATCTCCCAATGCCAGCCACTGTAGGAAAGTGGTAGAAATACCATATACCATGAATATTACTTTCCCTAGTGGTTCACTGGCAAGAAGAATCCATAAGAATGGAGACCGACTTACTGAAAACCCTGAGTgaaggatgggggaaggggaacaCATACCTTCCTACGACGGGTCTTGATCATGAACTCCCTGGCCAAGTGAGGTGCTGGCTGTGGCTCCAGAGGACGGATGACAATACTTTTATCCAATGGGTCACCAGGTACAATCTAAAACATATCAGGCcatatataaaaagggaaaagctCCCATGTCCTGGGGTGCAAACCATCTTACCAGAGCCCTGGAAATATCTTGTCTTCCCCTCCACCTTACCTGCCAGTGGTGaaaaacagacagagagaagGCCTGTCCTTGGGTGTGGGTCCGGAGGTCAGTTTCAAAACCAAATGAGTCAATAGCTGGAATGAAGGCTTTGATAGTATAGAGTGGAGAGCCAGGGATAGGTGCATCCTGTGTCACATGGCCTctgagatagacagacagaagtTGAGCACCATGCCCTGGGAAGATGGTCAAACAAGCACTAACCATCACCCTAAATCTACCAAACCAAAGCTCTCATCTTACAAAACAGAAAATAGATGGGCCATAAGACAATCTTCTTTAGAAAAGGTTAGGGTTTAGAGACCTTCCTCTGAAAGTCACTCCTCAGACTTTCTCCAATCTTCCATCATTTCCCCAAGCTGGTGGTTAAGTGCCCTTTTAGATGACTGAGAACTAAGGTGGCAGAAAGTCAATAAGGATTTCTCTTTACTCTATGCTTGGTAGCCCCTGTCACTTGTTCTTTGGGGAAATTAGCTCAGCATGTTTGGTCCTGTATGGGGCAAAAAACACCTTTCTTGTTCCCCACTAAAGCTGGGTCACATCTCACATTGTGAGCTTATCCCTAGGATGCTAGATTTGCTCACCTGCGTCTGGCCAAGACAGTGTAGACTGCAGAGACACAGTCTGCAGGGGCTTGAACTTCCACAAAGTAGTAGGGTTCCATTAAACGAGGGGTAGCCTgcaacaaaggcaaaaaaaagaagttCTTAGCTTGGGAAGAAGTGAAGAATGGAACCAGAGAGAATGGATGGGCAATGTCAAGGTGGAAGGCAGGATCATAAGTCTTCCAAGGGCTCAGTACTCCACAGATATTTTCAATTATTGATTAGGTCAAGTGCCTTCTAAAGATGAACAAGGCATTACTTCCCCAACCACTCCCAATGAATTAAGCCCACACCCATTATGTTCACCCCATACCATAAGGAAAGCTGAATAGACAACCCTCCTGGCAGTGGGAATGATCTGGCCTCCTCCCCGGTGCAGAGGTTCTTGGGCAACAACTGCATCCAAGATCTTGAACTTCACATTGCGAATCACTAGGAATGCAGAGAAATTGGTAAAGCTTGAAGTGAAGAGACCCAAAAGTTGAGAAATTCAAGGAAGGATCgagtaaaaaaataaagcagaatgATTACTGCTCCCCAAAACAAGTGTGTGGCAGAAAATCCTAAAAAGGGAATTCTGTGAGGCTATGCAAGGGTTTCAGCTAAATGATTAGTATCTGTTTTGGTCCTGAATCAGAGATTACATCTTCTCCAACAGTCTGGCAAGTCCAGCCACTGTGGTCTGCTTCTTCAAATGTGTGTCCCTAGCTTAATTCTCTCCATTCAGGTCCAAAGCTTGACCTCCCCCTTCCTCAGCAGATCTGAAGGGCATCTTCTATATATGTAGATCCAAGGGACAACTACTTCTAAACCTGTGCCAGGTAGAAGCACCCAAAGCAGAATGAATGAGGGCAACTGGAAGAGGGGATAGGTCTGCCCTCTGCTTTTCAACCTGATCTACTGCCCAGGTTTCAGAAATGGGGAGATAACAGTACTCCCTATTACGAGGAAAGAAGCCTTTCCTAGCAGTTAGGTGAACTTACGCTCATCACAGAGGGGTCCTTCTCTGGTGCCCCACTGGAAACCTTGAACAATGCTGTCCTTCACTGAGCCCAGCAGAGCTTTATCCACCTACAAAGAAACATGAAGGCATCTTAGTGACAATTTTTGCCATAGTTCATGGGACCAATAGGATTAGAGATgaattaagaaatgagaaaaaaaaccttAGGTCTTCCATTTCATGAAAGAATCTCAAAACTCTTCCAGGAATTGGGAAAACATTTTCAATACCTCTTCTCATCAAGAGCTGTCCCTTCCCCACTTAGGTGTCATGAATAAACCACCCCTGTACCTCTGAGGGCAAAGTGTCATCCACTAGAATGTTGGGACCAGTGGCATCAGGGCCAAAGGCCCAGATGGAACGGGCAGCCAGCAAATCCCAGTCATACTTTGTCTGGAAGAACTCGCCTAGTTTCTTCCTgtaggaggaggagaaagtgCAATTGTTGGGGATGACTCCAATACAACTGGCCTTTTTGATAATAAAGAACTTCAGTAGTCCTTCTTtggaaaattataattatatatgccTTAACTTCTGCCTTGTACATGGCTTGTTAATAACAGTAACAGTAGGGGGATGCTGACAGAGCATCCTCTGACACCTTCCCCAAGAGATCAACATTGGTAGAGATAAAATTAAATGCCACTTCCCTCTACTATCGACTGCTCTTTATCCATTCCTCCCATCAATTTTGGAACAAAATCTCATTCCCACCTGTTCCAAGTAATCTGAACCACTTCATTTTCTATGTCCTCAGCCAGGCCCTTCTCAAGAGGCTCAGCAATCATGGTGATCTTATTTCTGTGCAAGAAAAAATGGGTTAAATGGAAAGGTCAAAACAaggcaaaaagtaaaagaagaaaaaaactgatataattcaatggaaaaatatgattatataccAACGAGAAATTAAAAGATGTGAAAGGATAAAACAATACTAACAATCAAACATATACTGTGATGTGCTTCCCACTTTTGAAATCACTTGTTTTTAAAAGTAGGTTCTGGGGCAAATTCTTAAGATCAGTGTAAGATAGTAGGAAAGCATATGCAAATAGAGAAGAGAACACAGAAATCTGAGCATGGGTACAACAGGTGCTGAGGTAAATGActcttgccaaaaacaaaactttcaagTCCTGCTTTCCATCCTATATGGCAGGAGGCAAAGTTGTGCTTGCATGCAAACTGAATGTATTGGTATTCATGTGAGGAGATATCCACAGTCCTGcttgcttcttctttttttttttttaggtttttgcaaggcaaatggggttaagtggcttgcccaaggccacacagctaggtaattattaagtgtctgagaccagatttgaacccaggtactcctgactccagggctggtgctttatccactacgccacttagtcCTACTTACTTCTTATTGGGAGTTTCAGCAAAACACTTGAGGGAAGAAGTTTCCACCACTGTCTCACAAAATGTGACAACTGGGTCAGCCACCTGGGAAAGAGAAGATGAATGGTTAGAAGAAGGGCTTGCTTAGCTAAGAAAGTACTTTCCTACTCAAAAAGAAATCAGGAGAGTTCCAGGGCCTACTCCACTTAGGAATTCCCTCACTTGGGAAAAGCAGCaactagtaattttttttttaggtttttacaaggtaatagggttaagtggcttgccctaggccacacagctaggtaattaagtgtctgaggctggatttgaactcaggtactgctgactccagggctggtgctctatctactgcaccacctagctgctcctagcaactagtaatttaaaaagaataatacagTCAATTGGTTTACTTGACCCACCAATTAGAAACCCCCTAAAaagggagtaaagaaaaaaggaaagagaaggaatcctgtgttttttttccttgttgttcAAACCTAAACACTAATAGCTAAGTTCAAATAGCTGAGAGGATAACAGTGGTGGCCAAGGACCCCAAATCCTTCTTGAGGTCCTATAAGAGTCTTTGGAAAAGCCAACATCTTCTACTCAGTCAACATCAGAACAAGGGATAGAACCCAGATATTACTAATCACTAAAAGTAACTTAGAggaactttctttcttttccctccctccctccctttggtttttgcaaggcaaaggggttaaaggacttgcccaaggtcacacagctagacaattattgagtgtctaaggccgtatttgaactcaggtcctcctgacttcaggattactgctctattcactgtgccaactagctgcccctcagaggAACTTTCTGTGGAAAATAGATGCCCAGAAAAAAAGGATTGAACTTACTTAAGATAAAGGTGATTTAAAGGAAGTGATGCAAAGTGAGGTGAGCAAAACTTGATATGATCCAAGAGAATaggataaataaatatgaataccTTCCTTCCAAGCTTCTCTTAATCCCTCAGATTCCTATCATTCCCCTTCCATGCCCATAATTTTCAAGGAGAAATATGTAATTTTCACTGGGAAAATCCAGTGTTGAACTAGAAGCCAAGCTACTTGGCTTGGTGGAAGGAAAAGGACCATAATATCACCTTGATATCTATCTCTGAGTACATCTTCCGTAAGTCATGCATCACACAGTCCAGGTAGAGCTCCCCAGTGCCAAGGATCACGTGTTCCCCAGATTCTTCCACCTGAAATACAATAGGTCATCTAGAGATCTTGGTCACTGCAATAGGTAAATACTAGCCTCAGCTCAACAAAGTTAGCAGCCATTGATATAATCAGAATTAAGAAGTCCAAGGAGAAGGAACTCATATTTCATTACCCTTGCATAGGGTCAGACTTTCTTAAAAGGTGACACTTAAGAAGTATAGATATTCAAAGGCACACCTCAGTCAGTTACAAAGTTGATTAAGGTTTAACATCCAATAGACCATGTaggtttgggggggggagggagacaaAAACTCTGTGCCATAGTCAAGCCCCAAGTCAGTCTCTAACTGGCAGAAAAGGTGGCATATACAACTCAGTAGTTCAGTATAAG from Macrotis lagotis isolate mMagLag1 chromosome 2, bilby.v1.9.chrom.fasta, whole genome shotgun sequence includes these protein-coding regions:
- the HIGD1B gene encoding HIG1 domain family member 1B produces the protein MSDNKDWGPPESEGSISEKLLKKSKESPLVPVGLGGCLVVTAYGIYRLKARGPLKMSLHLIHTRVAAQACAVGAIMLGAVYTMYCDYIKRTAHDAEEK